From one Sphingomonas xanthus genomic stretch:
- a CDS encoding 50S ribosomal protein L23, with amino-acid sequence MAKKQEAAVDIRHYDIVLAPHITEKSTLLSENNSVVFRVAGTASKPEIKAAVEALFNVKVTGVNTMVTKGKTKRWKGAPYKRTDVKKAIVTLAEGQSIDITSGI; translated from the coding sequence ATGGCTAAGAAGCAGGAAGCGGCGGTCGATATCCGCCACTACGACATCGTGCTCGCGCCGCACATCACCGAGAAGTCGACCTTGCTGTCGGAGAACAACTCGGTCGTGTTCAGGGTCGCCGGCACCGCGTCCAAGCCTGAAATCAAGGCGGCCGTCGAAGCGCTGTTCAACGTCAAGGTGACCGGCGTCAACACGATGGTCACCAAGGGCAAGACCAAGCGCTGGAAGGGTGCTCCCTACAAGCGCACGGACGTCAAAAAAGCGATTGTGACGCTGGCCGAAGGCCAGTCGATCGACATCACGAGCGGGATCTAA
- the rplC gene encoding 50S ribosomal protein L3 yields the protein MRTGVIAKKMGMTRLFQADGRHVPVTVLQLEEVQVVGRREQDRDGYTAVQLGAGKAKAKNVAKPQRVVFGKAEVEPKARVVEFRVAEDALLDVGATLSADHFIAGQYVDIQGVTQGKGFAGAMKRWGFGGLRATHGVSVAHRSHGSTGNRQDPGRVFKNKKMAGHMGARNRTQQNLLVVGTDAARGLIFVKGSVPGHKGGWLTVTDAIKLPMNENVPYPAKLIEKGEKIEETPIGLVDEAAVEAIPTTPSDEEVKAIAAEQEAGAIETAGEAKADAGENKDSDAAGDQPAADESKEG from the coding sequence ATGCGCACTGGCGTGATCGCTAAGAAAATGGGAATGACCCGCCTGTTCCAGGCGGACGGGCGCCACGTGCCCGTCACCGTCCTCCAGCTTGAGGAAGTCCAGGTCGTCGGCCGGCGCGAGCAAGATCGCGACGGCTACACCGCTGTTCAGCTCGGCGCTGGCAAGGCGAAGGCGAAGAATGTCGCCAAGCCGCAGCGCGTGGTGTTCGGCAAGGCCGAGGTCGAACCCAAGGCTCGGGTCGTCGAGTTCCGTGTCGCCGAGGATGCGCTCCTCGATGTCGGCGCGACGCTTAGCGCCGATCATTTCATCGCTGGCCAATATGTCGATATCCAGGGCGTGACCCAGGGTAAGGGCTTTGCCGGCGCCATGAAGCGTTGGGGTTTCGGCGGTCTTCGCGCGACCCACGGCGTTTCGGTTGCTCACCGTTCGCACGGTTCGACCGGTAACCGCCAGGATCCCGGCCGCGTCTTCAAGAACAAGAAGATGGCCGGTCACATGGGTGCCCGTAACCGCACTCAGCAGAATCTGCTGGTGGTCGGCACCGATGCTGCTCGCGGGCTGATCTTCGTCAAGGGTTCGGTTCCCGGTCACAAGGGTGGCTGGCTTACCGTCACCGACGCGATCAAGCTGCCGATGAACGAGAATGTGCCTTATCCGGCCAAGCTCATCGAAAAGGGCGAGAAGATCGAAGAGACCCCGATCGGCCTGGTCGATGAAGCGGCGGTCGAAGCGATCCCCACGACGCCCAGCGACGAGGAAGTGAAGGCGATTGCTGCCGAGCAGGAAGCGGGCGCCATCGAAACTGCGGGCGAGGCCAAGGCCGACGCCGGCGAGAACAAGGACTCCGACGCCGCGGGCGACCAGCCGGCAGCCGACGAGAGCAAGGAAGGCTAA
- the rplD gene encoding 50S ribosomal protein L4 — protein sequence MKVKVQTLDAKAGGDIQLDEAVFGVEPRADILHRVVTWQLINRRAPARAARERSDVARTGKKFGRQKGGGTARHGDRRAPIFIGGGKAHGPRARVFTSSLNKKVRALGLKMALSAKAQGGQLIVLDNLDMGSEAKTKALSAKLSKLGFGKSALVIDGDALNVGFAHASANLQGINLMPAVGANVYDIMRHETLVLTRAAVEKLEARFNG from the coding sequence ATGAAGGTCAAGGTTCAGACCCTCGACGCCAAGGCTGGCGGCGATATCCAGCTCGACGAGGCCGTGTTCGGCGTCGAGCCGCGCGCCGACATCCTGCACCGCGTGGTGACCTGGCAGCTTATCAACCGTCGCGCCCCGGCGCGTGCGGCCCGTGAGCGCTCGGACGTTGCCCGCACCGGCAAGAAGTTCGGCCGCCAGAAGGGTGGCGGTACTGCCCGTCACGGCGATCGTCGTGCCCCGATCTTCATCGGTGGCGGCAAGGCACATGGTCCGCGGGCCCGTGTCTTCACCTCGAGCCTCAATAAGAAGGTTCGGGCGCTCGGGCTGAAGATGGCGCTGTCGGCGAAGGCCCAGGGCGGCCAGCTGATCGTGCTCGACAATCTCGACATGGGCAGCGAGGCCAAGACCAAGGCGTTGTCGGCCAAGCTGAGCAAGCTTGGCTTCGGTAAGTCGGCACTGGTGATCGACGGCGACGCGCTGAATGTCGGTTTCGCTCATGCGTCGGCGAACCTGCAGGGTATCAACCTGATGCCTGCGGTCGGTGCCAACGTCTATGACATCATGCGCCACGAGACGCTGGTCCTGACCCGCGCCGCGGTTGAAAAGCTGGAGGCCCGGTTCAATGGCTAA
- the rpsJ gene encoding 30S ribosomal protein S10, which yields METQNIRIRLKAFDHRVLDQATGDIADTARRTGALIRGPIPLPTRIEKFTVNRSPHVDKKSREQFEVRTYKRLLDIVQPTPQTVDALMKLDLAAGVDVEIKLA from the coding sequence ATGGAAACGCAGAACATCCGGATTCGTCTCAAGGCCTTCGATCATCGTGTGCTCGACCAGGCTACCGGGGACATCGCTGATACCGCTCGGCGGACGGGTGCCCTCATTCGCGGTCCCATTCCGCTGCCGACGCGCATCGAGAAGTTTACCGTGAACCGCTCGCCCCACGTCGACAAGAAGTCGCGCGAGCAGTTCGAAGTCCGCACCTACAAGCGTCTTTTGGACATCGTCCAGCCGACGCCGCAGACGGTGGATGCACTAATGAAGCTCGATCTCGCTGCCGGGGTAGACGTAGAGATCAAGCTGGCCTAA